The DNA window TTGTTTTAGTTCATCGAGTAAATATTTTAGAGTTGCTTCAATGAGACCTTGCTTTCCACCAAAATAATGGCTAATAAGGCCAGATGACAGTCCAGCTAGACCACTAATGGTATTGATTGTTGTGTGATGTAAACCGTGGCGTTCAACAGAGATTAACGTCGCGTCAATCAGCTGCTGTTGCCTTACCGTTTTCATTGCTGGTCTGGGCATAAAAAGTAACTATCCATGTTTGGTTGTTGATAATTCAATGCTTAACTGTTGTTAAAAGTTGTTAATTGAACGTTCAATTAACAACAACTATAATAGTTAGAGCTGTAACTATCAACCCCTATATTTGTCAGTCGCATAATTACAATAAAATAATTCATACATAAACCAGCGATACGAACAAGGTTAAACAACTGTTTTAAAAGAGTATTGATAAGGCGTTAATTTTCGGTTGATTAGCAGTAAAATAGTCGTAAATAAATTAATAGTTTCAGCCATAGTCATTAGAAATGTAAGTATTAGACTGAATTGCAACAAAGAACTAACACCGATATTGATAGGTCAATTTTATTTAGAGAGGGAACATGCTTTATACCGCTTAGCGATTGAACTGTGGAAATATAACGTTGAGAAATTAAAACAAGATAAGCCTGCTTTCAAACAGGCTTTTTATTTATTTTAATCTGTATAACTCTAGCGTTAAAAAACTAATTCAACGCCAATTTTAATTTATTTACGCGACTAAACACAAGCCAATCAACAAATAATACTAAGGCAATAGTGCCACCAGCCATTGGTAACATAAACGATAATACAACGATAGTGATTAAACCCACTTTCCAAACACCCGCATGTTCAAATCGTGGGGGCGCACCGAGAGCTTTCTTCTCAGCAGGACGACGGATCCACCACATTACAGCACCAGATATCGCAATGAAGATAAATGCAAGACAAAAGAAAACATTAACGATTTTATTCACCACGCTAACATCACCTTGATGTAATGCGATACCTGCAGCCATGAACTTGGCCATTGGGTTGTATTCGTTCCACGTTACATCTGCTAAAATCCGACCTGAATACTGGTCTATATGTGTTGTTCTATCTAATCTAGGGTCAGTAATATCCCCGCTCATGGTATTTGCTGCTAGCGTATAAACCCCAATCTCACTTCGAGGAAAGTTAAGCTTAAACTGGGTAAATCCAAGTATTTTCGCTTGCGCTAATATTTGATCGACACCAAATTTAGCCTCTATGTACATCTCATTAGCCACCTTTGTATCATGCAGCATAGCGCCAGTTCCTGCTGCTAACATCGCTGTATGATCATGTGATTCAGGCATCAGTGTTTGCTCTAAGTTCCACGGCATCTCTTCTTCACTGCCATGATTCATTGACGCGTGATTTTGTGTAGACAAAGGTACATCATTCCATTTTTCAGCAGGGAAGCTACTCCATGCTTGCACAAACGTCCCACCCCAAATGCTTGCCCATGCAAGACCTGAAATAAAGAAAAATAACAATACAAACGATAATAACCCACCAATATTTGCGTGTAGGTCGCGCATAAGAATACGTGGTCCACTTGTCATTCTTATTTTAAGAAAACCAGCCTTACTGGCCTTGTCCCGTGGCAACCACAGATAAACGCCCGTCACTAATAAGATCACACCTAGACTTGCTGCAATTTCAATAAGGTAATCACCCCAATCACCCAGTAATAAGGTGCCGTGTATATCATTCGCTAATTCATACCAGCTATCACTGCGATCTATCGTACCTAGAACCTCTCCGTTATAAGGGTTAACTGTAACAAACAGCGTCTGACCTGATTCAAGCTTAATTGAGAAACGGTTCGCAAGATCAGTACTTTTAGCTGGTATAAACTGAGTTACCATTGCATTAGGGTAGGCAGAAAGTACATTTTCCATTTGTCGTGAAATAGTTAGAGTCGAAGCCTCTGGTGTTACTTCTAGCATTGATTGATAACGACTAAATTCAATTTCGTCATCAAATAACATAACTAAACCCGTTAAGCTCAGCATTAACATAAACGGGATCACAAATAGCCCAGCATAAAAATGCCAGCGCCAAGTTAAGAAGTAACGTGATTTTGAGCGTGCAAGTTCCTCGCGGTTAGACGAAGTGTTATTTACAGGCTGATTAATTTTCGACATTCTTTGTATTTTCCTTTCTACAAAATCCCTATCGAGCTAACGAAGGTCATCCATATTAATACCAATCACAATAAATAGATGACCATTATTTAATGCAATTGGTATAGCTAAATTTTTTCGTCATCAATCCCCGATTAAACGAAAAAGTTTAGCGGAATATTGATAACGTGATTTCTGTGTACTATTACTGTGACTATTACAGTGGGTAGTACAATGATAATTTAAGTTACGAAAGGACTGCTGGCGGTGCGCGAGGAGTTTGCCATTGATAACGCACGTTATGCGCTAAAAATGAATAATGCTCTTGAACTGAAACACTAAGACGAGCCAATACAGGCACGGGTAATAACTCAAGATCATGAAAAGAAGAATAATGGCTGAATGGGCAAGGTTTTCCCTCATGGATTTGGGGTTTACCTTCTTCGATCTGAACCAGTTCCAGTCCATTAACGGTACACAACGTCGCCCATACACCAACGCTATTATTGGCGTTAATCACAGGCATAAGCGTGACTAAAACCCAACTAAGCAGGCTAGCAAGCAACATTAATTTTTTAAAATAAGAACTGTGTTTCATACGATACTCTATAGATTTGTACGGAGTGTACACAAATCCATAACACATCGCAAAATTAGTAACATATGGTTAATGTTTAGACACTTATCACCCTAAGGTCTAAAAAGATAGCTATCGAACGGCTAACTAATCAGCCGTTTAATACTGTGAAGACAGGATTAAGCAGTAACAGTTTCTATTTTATCACCCTTTAATACCGTCGCGGATAGCACAACAGGTATCGCTTTCGAAATTGGCGTGTCACTCAAATCCCCTTTCCCATCGAGAGATACTAATGGATTGGTTTCAGGGAAGTAAGCCGCAATATTACCTTCTGGAATGTCATAAGCCACTAGCTTAAAACCAAACACTTTACGTTCAATACCATCCGGCCACAGCGATTCAATATCGACTAATTGGTTATTCTCCATCTTTAATGCCGCGATGTCATTCTCGTTAATAAAAAGGACTTTACGTTCACCGGATATACCGCGGTAGCGATCATTAAAACCATAAATAGTGGTATTGTATTGATCATGTGAACGCATGGTTTGTAATACGAGTACAGGATTGTTACTGAGTTCTCGTAAGTTTGCTGGTAGTAAATGAACAGGCAGATCATGCTGCATAAATTGTGCTTTTTTCGACGCTGTTTGCCACTGTCGCTGCGCAGCACTGTTACCAAGATAAAAACCACCAGGCTGTTTTATCTTGCGATTAAAGTCGCTAAAACCAGGAATCGTTTTTTCAATCAAATCTCGGATCCGAGCATAGTCTTCAATGACCCAACCCCAATCAATGGGCTGCTTGCCCAACGTTGCTTCTGCAATACCCGCAATAATAGCAGGCTCAGATCGCATTTCACCAATATCATCTGCCACCACGCCCGCAGAAGCATGCACCATACTAAACGAGTCCTCAACGGTGATTCTTTGTGGCCCAAATGTTTGCATATCAATATCAGTGCGCCCTAAGCAAGGTAATATGAGCGAGTCTTTACCCGGCACAAGATGCGTACGGTTTAATTTTGTCGCGATATTAACCGTCAAGCTACAGTTGGATAGCGCTTGTTGCGTTAACGCAGTGTCTGGCGTTGCAGCAGCAAAATTGCCCCCTAAGCCAATAAATATTTTACTCTCCCCTGCAAGCATCGCTTTAATCGCTTCAACCGTATTATGTCCAGGTTCTGAAGGGGCTTTAAAATCAAATTCATCCGATATGCTTTTGATGAACGCAGCACTGGGCTTTTCATCAATGCCCATCGTGCGATCGCCCTGTACATTACTGTGCCCACGCACTGGACACAATCCTGCACCTTGTTGCCCTAACTGCCCAAACAATAGCTGTAAATTGGCAATTTCTTGGATGGTTTTCACCGAATGCTTATGCTGAGTGATCCCCATCGCCCACGTGATAATCACCCGCTTAGATTGACGATAAATGCGAGCAGCTTGCTCTATTTCAGATTGCAATAACCCAGCCTGCTCGGTAATTTCATGCCATGATGTTGCTTCAACGGCGGTTAAGTATTCATCGAGTCCTTGAGTATGTTCAACAATAAATGCATGATCAAATATAGAGGCTCGTCCAGCGGCCAATTCGGCGCTATCAATCACACCAAGCGCTTTAACCATACCGCGTACCACAGCCATGTCTCCGCCAAGCTTAGGTGTGAAATAACACTGACTAATTTGTGTCGAACTATCAGTCAGCATTTCTTTCACTGATTGTGGGTTAGTAAAACGCTCTAACCCTCTTTCTTTTAAGGTATTAAAAGTAACAACAGCCGCCCCGCGACGCGATGCCTGCCTTAATGTATCTAGCATGCGTGGATGGTTTGTGCCAGGGTTTTGACCAAACACAAAAACAGCATCAGCATGCTCAAAGTCTTCCAGTGTTACCGTACCTTTACCGATACCAATAGCCTGCTTCAAGCCGACACCACTTGCTTCATGGCACATATTGGAACAATCAGGAAAGTTATTGGTTCCAAATTTACGCACAAAAAGTTGATACAAAAAAGCCGCTTCATTACTCGCTCTACCCGATGTATAAAACTCTGCCTGATCAGGGTTTTCAAGTGCATTTAAGTGCTTCGCGATCAGTGTAAATGCCTGCTGCCAACTAACCGCGTCATAGCAACCCGTTGCACGATTGTACTGAACAGGATGGCTAAGCCGCCCTTGCGATTCTAAAAAATAATCACTTTGCTGGGTTAACCAACTGACCGGATGTTTTGCAAAAAATTCTGGTGTAACACGTCGGCTTGTGGCTTCCCAATTAACGGCTTTAGCACCATTTTCACAAAATCGAAACCGAGTTTGTTCTTTTGACTCACCCCATGCACAACCCGGACAATCGAATCCTTTATCTTGGTTTGTTTTGAGTAAGTTTCGAATATTCCGTGACACATTTTCGCTTTTCACCAGATGTTTGGTCGTACTTAATAAGGCTCCCCAGCCACCAGCAGACCCTTCATATTTTTTAATTGTCATGTTGATTCTCTGTATCAGACTTTCTATAGTCATTAAGTAGGTTTAAACGAAAAGCACCATGGTAGACGTTAAACACACCATCACGGCTAAAGCCAATCAGTGTTAAATTAAAGCGTTGCGCCATGTTGATCGCGAGGTTGGATGGCGCGCCTACTGCTATCAGTACCGAAATACCAGAAACAAGTACTTTTTGAACCAACTCGAAACTAATACGGCCGCTTAGAAATACAATTTTTTCTTGTTGATCAAGTTCAGGACTTCTTGCTAATTTCCCCATCAATTTATCTAATGCATTGTGACGTCCTACATCTTCACAGCTCAGTAATAAAGCCCCCTTAGCATCGAATAAGGCGCATCCATGTACCCCGCCAGTTTGGTTAAACATCGATTGATACTGACGTAATGAGTCGCTGAAATGAGGAATAATAAGGCCCGACAACCAACCTTCGGTCGAATCTAAATCGGGAATATCGCGTAGCTCTAAAGACTGTATTGAGGATTTTCCACACACTCCACAACTGGAGAAGGATGTGGTATCTCGATTGATTAATGCCCAATCCACAACAACATCTGATGATAAACGTAGATATATTTCATTTTGGTTCATTTCATCTGAATCAAAGTGCTCATTGATACCAACAATGTCGCTAGCGTTGTTGATAATCCCCTCTGCTAACAACAGGCCTGTAACCAGATTAAGATCGTCACCCGGTGTACGCATCGTCACTAGGTAAACACGCTCTTTCTGTTTGCCCGCACAGTCGCTATAAATGAGGTGTATCTCTAAAGGCTCTTCGATAATCACGGAGTCAATTGACAAGCTGACTTCTGTACCATTTATCTGTCGCATAGAACATGCCGAAACACCAATAGTTAGCAAGCTTGATTGATGCATTTGCTGACTATTAGTATGGCTATTTCGACGACCATTTCGTTGATAAGTAGCATTAAAGGCTGACTCTCTATCAACTAACGAATAGTCTTCTGGATTTATTTTCTGTTCAGCCATGGGCATGCCTCACTTTAATAGACTGATGTTAAAAACGGAGGATGCACCACAAGCATTTTTACGGTGAGCTTTAACATTCGTTAAATAAGCGCTTTACACTACCTTTTACAGAGCAATAAACATAACGGGAAAATTCTTTCATTTGATAAGAAAAACTTATCAGCTAGCTCAATATAAGATGCATAAAGGGCTCATCAAACATTCTCGATGCATATCAAATTTAAACATTAAGTCATTCTGTGATGGTGGTCTAAGAAGATTCGAGTCGTGACGTTTGCGGGACTATCAATAAATACCCATTATCTCGATTTGATATAATGGGTATAATTTTTAACTAGCTTCTTAAGTTAAAAGTTAAGTTAAATCGAATCAAAGCCTATGCATTCTATTTTTTCATGTGACCTAGGTCTCTTCACCATAAAAATATAAAGGTATTTTAAGATTAAAGCCTGACAAAAAAGACGTTGAATAAATATTACTGAAGATATAAGGATGAAGTATTTTAGGTTTATTGAGAGGGAGTTAGAACTTTTATCTGGGCTACAGGTTAAATGTGAGCAACAGATAAAGTAGGCTCACTAAAAAACACCAATGGGGTAAGTAAAACGAGCTGAATTTAACAGTGGTGTAATAGGAGTAAATATGGGTGCCGGCAACAGCACCCAAATAGATAAACAAGAGGAATAGATATAACTAAACACTATTAACAAGTTGAAATACTAGTGGCAACCTATTAAAAGCGGTAGCTTATCGTATTAAACAAGCAGGCATTGTGATAAATAACAGACAAAAGCAATGGCATATAGCACAAAGTATCTGATAATATCGGTAAGGCTATTTACCTTCCCTAAAAATAATCTAGTAGATGAATATTAAAGAACTGAACCCCTTAATACCAGGCAAGGTACTGCTCAACCGCTTTATCTTACTTGAAAAATTAGCACCACACATATTTGTAGCACTCGATTATGAGTCTGGTAACAAGGTAGTGCTGAAGCAAGCTCAAGAAGCACAATTGCAAAGAGAATTGCACTGTATGATGGACTGCACTTCTCCCTATACCATTCAACCCCTTGCTCATTTTCCTACATTACTAGTATTACCGTACATCGAAGGGAGGAGTTTATTAACATTTAATCTAGAGCAATCCAGTTTGTTCATTGCCATCATACCGCAACTTGTTCGAGCTATACAGAGCGTACATCAAGCAGGTTGGGTACATGGTGATATTAAACCATCCAATGTTTTATATTTATCTAAGTATCAATTAATAACATTAATTGATTTTGGTGCAGCTCAACCAGAAAATACACCATTATCTATATTGGATGAGTGGCAATTAACACCTGGTTTTACGAGTGTTCTTAAGCGGCAAGGTATAGGAATAATAGAAGCTAAAGATGATTGGTATGCATTAAAACAATGGTTGGAGCAAATTGATCATGCTTCACTATCAAACAGAGATAAACATCAATTTCTGAATTGGACTAGATGGCTTCATTCTAAATGCAACTAAACAAGAAATAATACAAGATGCTTAATGTGAACATCCACATCAAACATCTTTAATTATTAATTCGATCGTTGCCTAGAGTGTTGCAGGTAGGTAGAAACGACTGAATAACCCTTTAGTTAAAATTTCATTACTATCTTTTAGTGTATAGGATAAGACAATATCTTCGTTATCAAGGTGGTAAACCAGATGACGAATTCGACGATCGCCTGTCGCACTTGACTTACCATCAAATAACATTCTAAATAACGCCCATTGACCAGTATAGGATTGACTGGCTATACGGTTTTCGCCTTTATAAAAATTAATAGAAAGATAACCTTCTTTGCCCGTTATCGGCCAAGCAATATTTTGCCACAATCTAGGACCATGTCGATATGAAAATAAACTTTCAGCTCCTCTGATATCAAACTTGGTCGTGGATGTGCTCATAGAGCTCGCTTTTACCCGTAGCTGTAGAGCCAATTCTTGCCCGGTTGGACCAAAAAACAGTTTTCTAATGTCTTTTGCATGATTAATTTGTTTCAGTGTTTCAGCACTTAAAGGTAATTTCTCACCATCAAACTCAGCCAGTTTCAACGTGCCATTACTCCAATAAGCAAATGGTTTAAGGGTATCAGAAACAAACTTATCCAGTCGTCCTTGTGGTTGAAACATATTGGAAAAGTCATCAATGGCAACCTCACCTCGCCCTTGTAAAGAAAATGGAAAGCGTCCTTCAATGGCTTGCTGATAAAATGAATAAATCTGTTCTTGCCATTGCTTATCCAGATAACCAACACCACCACTAATAACACGTTTCCATGCCTGCTCATTGAGTGTTTTAATCCATCTAGCAACTTGACCCGGTGCTTTGCTCGAGACCCTGCGGAAAGTGATTAATGCATCTTGGCTACCCGCAGCGTGAGCTTTGGCTTTCTCATATAAAGCTTTTTCAGGTTCACTACTTGTCAAAGCACTATCAAAATAAGTATTTAAATTATCTAATCCATCAAGCAATTCATCAATTGGTGCACTCTTACCTTGATTAACCATAAACGAAGCATAATGACTAAACGCCTCATTGACTACATAAGAGGGTTGGAGACGAACTAACTTATCACCCGCAATACGGTTAATTTTATCAACTTTCTTCAGTACTTTTGCTGATTTTTTCAGGCCTAACTGTCTTGCAACTTTAGTATTTCCTTTTGTATCAGCATCATTTTCCGCAGCCAAAGTGGTATTAATAACGACGGCTTCAAGTACGTCAATAAATGGACTATTCGCGGGTTCACGAGCAACCTTTATCGCATAAGCCAGATCTTCCATACTAACGTAGTCTTTAATTTCAATATTATTTATCAATTCTTCCCATTGATACACATAATCGGAATAGTAAAGCCGCTGTACTTTCTTACTCAACTCAGCTAACTCAGCTACGGAAGCACCGGTCATATCACCTTGAATAGATTTGAATTCATCGAGTTGCTTCTTTAATAAAGATGATTTTACTGACAAATCAATCTTTGCGTGTCCTTGCTTTGTATAAAGTTCAGGTAAAAGATAACCATGAAAGCCAGGTTTAAAACTGAATATTGAGGTAAATTTATCACCTAACTGCCGACGAATATCAACACGATTTCGATATTCAGGCAACACTTTTAAACGTGCATAAATTAACCGCTCGGATGACAAGCCTTCTAAATTTTGTACCGCAACCGAAATCAATTCGTCATTTGGTTTAAGCACATGACTATAATCACTGTCAAACAAATCATCCATCAATAAACTTAAGTTACTGAGACTATCGGCAGATATATCACCTTGATCATCCAAGGTATCAATCAGATAGTTAATCATTTCATTTTGTGCTAAACGACGTGGATCAAATAGCATCTGATAATAACGCAGTAATTCAAATACCTTGCTTGGATTACCTAAATTAACGTAAACATATAATTCACTACTTAGTAGATCTGCAAGCTGAGGTAATAGAAATAATTGTAATTGCTGTTGATAAACCTGATT is part of the Moritella viscosa genome and encodes:
- a CDS encoding putative formate dehydrogenase; amino-acid sequence: MAEQKINPEDYSLVDRESAFNATYQRNGRRNSHTNSQQMHQSSLLTIGVSACSMRQINGTEVSLSIDSVIIEEPLEIHLIYSDCAGKQKERVYLVTMRTPGDDLNLVTGLLLAEGIINNASDIVGINEHFDSDEMNQNEIYLRLSSDVVVDWALINRDTTSFSSCGVCGKSSIQSLELRDIPDLDSTEGWLSGLIIPHFSDSLRQYQSMFNQTGGVHGCALFDAKGALLLSCEDVGRHNALDKLMGKLARSPELDQQEKIVFLSGRISFELVQKVLVSGISVLIAVGAPSNLAINMAQRFNLTLIGFSRDGVFNVYHGAFRLNLLNDYRKSDTENQHDN
- the mts1-J gene encoding putative type VI secretion Serine/Threonine protein kinase VasX-1, which gives rise to MNIKELNPLIPGKVLLNRFILLEKLAPHIFVALDYESGNKVVLKQAQEAQLQRELHCMMDCTSPYTIQPLAHFPTLLVLPYIEGRSLLTFNLEQSSLFIAIIPQLVRAIQSVHQAGWVHGDIKPSNVLYLSKYQLITLIDFGAAQPENTPLSILDEWQLTPGFTSVLKRQGIGIIEAKDDWYALKQWLEQIDHASLSNRDKHQFLNWTRWLHSKCN
- a CDS encoding membrane protein, with the protein product MKHSSYFKKLMLLASLLSWVLVTLMPVINANNSVGVWATLCTVNGLELVQIEEGKPQIHEGKPCPFSHYSSFHDLELLPVPVLARLSVSVQEHYSFLAHNVRYQWQTPRAPPAVLS
- the mts1-I gene encoding putative type VI secretion IcmF-related protein VtsI gives rise to the protein MRTMKLNKPLLLLSVILIACGCAAWLWIPADSESYTVLKPVVTLSCLLAAAAILGFCYWLPPKNKDQQHDQEVLLKQDIKTIQQLFVAAVKQLRGVRGHKLKHLYELPWYIVIGGENDAKSSLLQQNNLEPVLHRSQDESDTDQYVRFWSNDNAVIIEVGHRLFDSEGIDEALWRVLAKQLLKYRPRQAINGVITVIGCDQFLQCDKKARRTLSLNFQDAILELGEHTGLSLPVYSIFTKADTISDFMPFFYNYSGCDIENPFGITFSLDDNHYFKLKESELACQNLLKNLALQQFQLLREARRDETDSIIALPYQLGIFFERANELLTNIGRENRVRQAVWLRGMYLVSTGQRGASYDLLTQLVAEKSAFNADAIQPQFEGRQTLFSNRILSHVLLPEASIVGVNKQRHYGYIAGRSLLVLGLAGFITLFGLQLRDNWNLDEAFRSQATTELSLYRNDINRLKEGNKGLAELVTVLNELRNVAQEGKKPLPWYQKVSTKQGDTAAQINQVYQQQLQLFLLPQLADLLSSELYVYVNLGNPSKVFELLRYYQMLFDPRRLAQNEMINYLIDTLDDQGDISADSLSNLSLLMDDLFDSDYSHVLKPNDELISVAVQNLEGLSSERLIYARLKVLPEYRNRVDIRRQLGDKFTSIFSFKPGFHGYLLPELYTKQGHAKIDLSVKSSLLKKQLDEFKSIQGDMTGASVAELAELSKKVQRLYYSDYVYQWEELINNIEIKDYVSMEDLAYAIKVAREPANSPFIDVLEAVVINTTLAAENDADTKGNTKVARQLGLKKSAKVLKKVDKINRIAGDKLVRLQPSYVVNEAFSHYASFMVNQGKSAPIDELLDGLDNLNTYFDSALTSSEPEKALYEKAKAHAAGSQDALITFRRVSSKAPGQVARWIKTLNEQAWKRVISGGVGYLDKQWQEQIYSFYQQAIEGRFPFSLQGRGEVAIDDFSNMFQPQGRLDKFVSDTLKPFAYWSNGTLKLAEFDGEKLPLSAETLKQINHAKDIRKLFFGPTGQELALQLRVKASSMSTSTTKFDIRGAESLFSYRHGPRLWQNIAWPITGKEGYLSINFYKGENRIASQSYTGQWALFRMLFDGKSSATGDRRIRHLVYHLDNEDIVLSYTLKDSNEILTKGLFSRFYLPATL
- a CDS encoding molybdopterin oxidoreductase, producing the protein MTIKKYEGSAGGWGALLSTTKHLVKSENVSRNIRNLLKTNQDKGFDCPGCAWGESKEQTRFRFCENGAKAVNWEATSRRVTPEFFAKHPVSWLTQQSDYFLESQGRLSHPVQYNRATGCYDAVSWQQAFTLIAKHLNALENPDQAEFYTSGRASNEAAFLYQLFVRKFGTNNFPDCSNMCHEASGVGLKQAIGIGKGTVTLEDFEHADAVFVFGQNPGTNHPRMLDTLRQASRRGAAVVTFNTLKERGLERFTNPQSVKEMLTDSSTQISQCYFTPKLGGDMAVVRGMVKALGVIDSAELAAGRASIFDHAFIVEHTQGLDEYLTAVEATSWHEITEQAGLLQSEIEQAARIYRQSKRVIITWAMGITQHKHSVKTIQEIANLQLLFGQLGQQGAGLCPVRGHSNVQGDRTMGIDEKPSAAFIKSISDEFDFKAPSEPGHNTVEAIKAMLAGESKIFIGLGGNFAAATPDTALTQQALSNCSLTVNIATKLNRTHLVPGKDSLILPCLGRTDIDMQTFGPQRITVEDSFSMVHASAGVVADDIGEMRSEPAIIAGIAEATLGKQPIDWGWVIEDYARIRDLIEKTIPGFSDFNRKIKQPGGFYLGNSAAQRQWQTASKKAQFMQHDLPVHLLPANLRELSNNPVLVLQTMRSHDQYNTTIYGFNDRYRGISGERKVLFINENDIAALKMENNQLVDIESLWPDGIERKVFGFKLVAYDIPEGNIAAYFPETNPLVSLDGKGDLSDTPISKAIPVVLSATVLKGDKIETVTA
- a CDS encoding putative membrane associated protease inhibitor, with amino-acid sequence MSKINQPVNNTSSNREELARSKSRYFLTWRWHFYAGLFVIPFMLMLSLTGLVMLFDDEIEFSRYQSMLEVTPEASTLTISRQMENVLSAYPNAMVTQFIPAKSTDLANRFSIKLESGQTLFVTVNPYNGEVLGTIDRSDSWYELANDIHGTLLLGDWGDYLIEIAASLGVILLVTGVYLWLPRDKASKAGFLKIRMTSGPRILMRDLHANIGGLLSFVLLFFFISGLAWASIWGGTFVQAWSSFPAEKWNDVPLSTQNHASMNHGSEEEMPWNLEQTLMPESHDHTAMLAAGTGAMLHDTKVANEMYIEAKFGVDQILAQAKILGFTQFKLNFPRSEIGVYTLAANTMSGDITDPRLDRTTHIDQYSGRILADVTWNEYNPMAKFMAAGIALHQGDVSVVNKIVNVFFCLAFIFIAISGAVMWWIRRPAEKKALGAPPRFEHAGVWKVGLITIVVLSFMLPMAGGTIALVLFVDWLVFSRVNKLKLALN